In the Salvia miltiorrhiza cultivar Shanhuang (shh) chromosome 8, IMPLAD_Smil_shh, whole genome shotgun sequence genome, ATCTGGACCGTAGATGTGGTGGAGTACAGGTGGCAGGTGGGGGTTGGTTGAGGGGAAATCGAAGAAAAGATACGGTGGTCGTGTAAGCCAATCAAAAGTTGCCAGATTTAGAAAGTAAAGTTTAGTTAAAAAGATGTTTAAGGTTGGAGAATTACCTTATCAGGAAGGCACTTCCGTCATTTCACTCACATcctttctttcaaaaaaaaaatatataaattaattatttgtttagATATATTCTTTAACAAAGGATTagttttttttatctattttttattcCTTATAAAgacttgaattattatttaaaaaaaaaaattaaaaaagtctTTCACCTACAATTTTGTTCAAGTTCGATGCCTACTTTCTATTCAATTTTAAGTGGATGTCAacataagtaaaaaaaaacatattataGTGGAAGACTGATTTTCCATTTTTGGTGTGAAATTTAGTTGGTCATAATTGAACTTCTTTTGCTAAAACTTGTAAGTATGAATATATGTGGAcgatttattttccatttttgggTGTGCCTGAAATCTAGTGTTGAATGATAATAATGAATAAAAGTCAATATTGATTTAACcatctttttctcttttcttctttttattttaataatgacAAAATTGAAGACTGTACAAAGTGCAGTGTGTAAATACAAATCATAAAATATTTGTGAAAATTGAATTATACATTTAACTAGAATCCACTAATTTACCACTAGGCCACCTTGAAAAAGGTTATATGTTCAATATCTCCTAATTTGTACCTTGATATATCTAAATATAGTCAGTCAAAacatttaacttaattaaatgATTAAAAGTGTAATGCAACCTTTTCTTTTTGTGATTGTAATTACTGTCTCCCCATCTGTTCATTTTCACgtgttttaaaattaaaaaaaattgaaaagaaaaaactaCAAACAATAACATAGTTTATAATGTCAAATCCTCgaaatttcaattaaattttgatGCAAACAACAAAAGCTTAGGAATCAAGCTCACATGATCTCATATCATGTAGGTGGGCCCCCACAAAAGAGTGCCTAATTAAAATCGTATCTTTGATCTATAAAATCGCTATTCGCATGTTCTAGGAATCATTGATAACATAGCATatctctaaaaaaattaaaataaaattatttgatgcTATTATGTATACATATTGACAAGATAAAGAAAcaaataaacaaagaaaattCGGATTGAGTGTGCAGAGCAGAATAGAATACTTGGGATTAAATGTTACGTTACGCCAGAATAATTGATAATTAAATACTAGTAGTATAATAATTGCAGTGTATCATATTTTTTCCACTTTATGAAAATCAGCATAAGATTTTATTGGTCATAAAATCCGAGGAAGAGTCAAAATAGCGACTCTGGCAACGTGGGCAGCTCTTGTCCGaggaaatttaatttaaaataatactaataataatattttattattataataattaataagtgtACGTTAGCAGAGTTCTTAGGTTTGGAATTAAACTCGTGCTTTAATTCATCAAACCCCCGAAAATAGCGTATGGGGCCCACCAAAAGTCGCATCTACCCtattccattaattaattattattttaggggACATGTTATTTTAGTGCTAGAAAAATATGGAACTTGTCTGTTACATGATTTCATACACACATATATTACACACATGGTGCATCATTAATCATTATATAGGATTTAGTAATATCAATATGTTTTTGTGAGAAGGTGGGAGTGCAAAAttaaaagtataaaattattGTATTCATAGTAAAATAATTGTATTGCGTATGAATAAAAATTATCATTTCAATTTACTCATATGTAATAcaaatacacacatatataggaGGAGGGTCAAGTAGAAAGCActgaataaaataagaacgaatAACTATTTTCAGTCTTTCGATCACCAAGATCTACCGTGAATGCATAattttgatggatgaatgcagcACCTGAATTCGAGTGCAGTAAATTTAACATCGAATGTATTATCTAAATATAATAGTTATCGCGTCTTTATCAAAAATGTAGTTCTCATTAAAATCACACACACGAACAAATTTATGAAATTCACGAATATGATATGAACGATCATATTAGTTAAATGCATTGTTGGTAGACTTCATGAACTTATTCGCTATAAATCCATTAATTCTATTGATattcatgtatatatattcttatttcTCATCACATCGTATTTATCTATGTGGCAATTAATATTACACGAAGTGTACCTTGTTTGTTGGTGAAGTCTGAAAATATTAAACCAAAGCATGCCCATATATTTGAAGTTATTATGTGGTATCATTGCTTCTCATTAATTATCAGCAAAAATAAATTAGGGAGTAATGTATGTCGGTATTTATATGTCTACCCATAAATAAACGAAACATCTCTATTAAAATCTGCCCAATAATTGAAGACCTGGCCGAAAAAGGAAAATGCCAATTATTGTAagatttttattcattttttcagAAATATGCACTTTACGTTCTATCTATGAAATTTAGATACTCCTATTttggaatattatatatatatttttttccatAATATATAAACGGTCTATTATTGTATAATTCATAGTTGTCATAGAATGATAAAACCATGCATTATTTGTGTTTGTCATGTAGTAATGTAATTAACGAAAGAACaaataaatattgtattttTCTAATGATTAAGTAATGTAATTACAATTGAGGTCAAATCAAATGTATCGTCATCCAATTTCTAAATTTACTTAATCATTAGAaaaatacaatatttatttGTTCTTTCGCTaaacaaaaatgcattattgtatattataaaaaaaatatcatactcTCTTGGTAAGAATTGTTGATCACACTTTTACCAAAACGAAATATTATTAAGATCAGCAAATGAAGAAATCGTTTAagcattttaaaatttcaacacTAAGTATCGATTATATAAACTTAAAATTGTTTATATACTAGCTGTACAATTAAGAACTAATcaacgcaaaaaaaaaaaaaaaaattgcataggTCCAATAATTTAAATAGGGACAGTATTAATGATCTTTTATCATCGACTATTATACCAAACTCGAACCATGGAGCAGCAGCAATGATAGTATATTAACATTTTAATTGAATCTAAACACTTTATcattataatactcccttcggctcatgaagcatgacccagttctttttggcacgagaattaagaaattggtattttgtgttttaagtgtggtaggtgaaaaagtgaaaatgtgaataaatggtaaattttttgccattttttgaaataggtcaagcttcgtgtgacaaactaaaaagaaaactgAGTCATGTttcgtggaacggagggagtaatatttatggTGATTCGGAATTTGATTTAGTCCGCAGAGTTAGTGTGTTTATAATCGAAAGTTCAAAATCATTAATTTAGTATAGTTTAGATTGAATCCATGCGTCCTACATCCTCTTTTGGAGAATAATTGAGATTTAAATTTGGGTTTGTCCaagttaattttaataaatttttttatcctTATCTTAAGTGATTAAATTAAGCTTATCGTGACAATGAAGCACAACTAAATTGATAAAACGCTTTAATTCGATCATTTAATCAGAGGTTAGAGTTATTAAAGGGAAAATGATGAACATTATTGATCGATATCatccttaaaaaaaaagaaaaaaaagtttatcCTAGACGATGAAGCGTAATTCAATTGATAAGACATTTCTCCTTCAGTCAATACGTTAGAGTTCTAGTCATCTTGTGTGTGTATTGGTGTATTAGTGTGTACGTGTTTATATGATTATGAATATGACTTCAAATTCTTGAAAAAATTATccaaataatttcaaagaaatAAATCTCCaatgcttcttcttcttttgaagtTGAAACCCATTAATGCTTTAAGAATATGTTATGTTTATTAAACTTGTATGCATATAATTGATATATAcgattaaataatttaaattgtatGCATTTGATTGTTAATTCGAAGTTTGCAACgaataaatatcaaattaataaaatgaaactACAAATTGCATACAAAAAAGACActacaaaataaaacaatatgATCATTATGTCATTTACATAGAAATAATTATGGCATgcacagaaaaaatataattagttTTGATAACACAATGTGTTAACATTGAATCATCCATGCTTAATTAAAGAACAAATTGTTTGGCAGCATATAATTTGCTGTAATCCTCTTGACTCGTGATTATTGCATAATTTTTTATGCATGCATTGATTATTaaagttgaattttttttttataataagggtacataattttttaagcttcaatttatattaataagtCTTAATTGAAATTCATTATATAATACTAGtaatatttatctttataatgaatataattaaaatagcaAATTTAATGTTGAAAAATAAGTGGGACACCTAAAATTATGGGATGAAGTGTCACGTTGAATGAATTTAATTAGTAAACCTTTTATCCTATTTCCGAAATCGAAATTTGGAAAATTTGTTTTACGTTGGTTTCACTATAAATATATTGGGGCCAAAATTGGGAAATTTCTATTTAAGGAGCATTTATTCCTTCTCTTGTGTTCCACTGAATTTgacctttttaaaaaaataaatttaattttcatattttcttaGTATGCTAAATATTACTTATTCTTGCCTTAAGTCAATCATAATTGAAGCTTGAGCATGACTCCATGCAATAAGAATTAGACTGGAATGGAACCAAATAAATAAAGTACAAATGCCTTTTTTTTTAGACCAGAAGGGAATTTATTCGTTCAAATCAGAACGTACAATATCAAAAAGCCACGATGTGAAGTTCaacttttaaattattattttttgagtAATAATATCAAGATTTGTTAATTTATCAGCGATTGCATTCGCCTTCTTTTGCACATGATAAAAATTAAGAACCACGTACTTCTTTGCATGTTCAAAACTCAGAAGCTTTTCAAAGATCGTTGTTTAAAGAGTCGTTCAAAAATTCAGTATAAAAAAACCACCAATCCAAAAGCATGCTCAAAGCATAAGCCAACAACAAAGCATGAAGTTTCCCAAATAGCAAAAATACATTCTTAAAAgtcaaaattaaaacttatttCTTCGTAAGTATCTAGAAAACAAAATTTGGTAAGCTAAAAGAAAGTAACCTTGCCAATGTGCAACTTtgaaaattattactattaaaaaaaaaaaacacttccTCCGTTTATAAAACATCTTCCTAAAAGGAGGCCGTACATATTTTAAGGCTATTTAATAGTAGTATAAAAAAGATGTTccataaattacaaaaaatgataatatttaataaaattattttcactaCTAAGAGACGATGTGTGTAAATATATGAGAATTATAAAGTGATAATTAGtggaattatttttttaaataaaataaaaatatattttataaatcgACGAAAACGAAAAAATAAGATGTTTCATAAAATAAAGGGGTTATGacaaaaaatacaccaactttgaaaaaaattgcaattttcacataattttcaattaagccaaaaaatacatgaattatatttttgttgcaattttcacatgagtttgactttcgacgaaattaaagtttaatttcgactgtcaattaagctctaatttcattgaaagtcaaatttaagttaaaattgcaataaaaatataaattatgtattttttttaacttgatTAAAAACTCagaagaaaattaaatttttttaaagttcgtgtatttttttgccataatgtctaaaataaataaagttgcCCATCTCAGTCACTAACCTTTGAACTAAGCCAAACGTTGAAATTCATCTTcctaaaattaataaataaataatgcgTCTGTAGTCCTCCCTCTTCACAAtgcaaaatctctctctctctctctgtatataATATGGaataaaaaagagaagaaacattgagcatgtatgtatatatactcTTGAATCCTTCATTTTTTGCGGCaaataaatatattcttcaATCTTGCTTCTGCTAATTACTCAATTCATCCTCTAAAgcaattcaattcaattcaaaTGCTCCTCCTCCTCGCACCtcatttctagagagagagagcgctaGCTTCAACAAACCACAAACACTGCACACATCTCTATCTTCAATTTCAGCTAGCTAGCGTCGACGATCGAGATGATGTTTGATCTCAATCTGAGCGTCGGCTGCAATGGCAGGCAGTCTCCGGCGACGTCCGTCTCGTCGGTGGTGGACGGCGCCGGAGAGACCAGCTCCAGCAACGACGACGCCTCCTCCTCCGTCGCATTGAACTTCGGCATCATCGGCGCCGATCGCGATCGCGGCGCGCTGGTGACGCGGGAGCTGTTCCCGGCGAGTCGACTCGGCGAGTTGAGTGACCCGGTGAGTCTCGGCGCCCCGACTCGGACGGTGATGCCGGCACAGCAGCAGGTACAACAGGTGCAAGCGCGGAAGAGCCGCAGGGGCCCCAGGTCGAGAAGCTCCCAATACAGAGGGGTTACGTTTTATAGAAGAACTGGCAGATGGGAATCGCATATTTGGTACCACAATTTGCGATTAATTTTTACCTTCTTCTTCTTAAGAGATGTATTAATTTTCCTATTTTTGACTTGAATTTGACGCAGGGATTGTGGGAAACAAGTTTATTTGGGTATGAACATTTATTCTTTACACCAATATTCCTCAGTTTTATGACTTCATTAGGTTAAATGTTGATTTTGTCGGTATGCATTTGTGTTTGATTAGGTGGATTTGACACTGCTCTTGCCGCAGCtaggtaaaaaaaattcaaatactcCATATTTTTTGTGTATTTTGAGTTTGATGATGCAAATGGTAATCGTTGATTTTGTTAATGGAATCAGAGCTTATGATAGAGCTGCAATAAAGTTCCGTGGTGTCGACGCCGACATCAACTTCAACCTATGCGACTATGAGGAAGATATGAAACATGTGAGgcatttttttttggtttaatcgactataaatacacgaactatactcaaattttaatttttaatttaattaatttttttagtcaaaaaatacataatttatttttttttagaatttgacATAAATCCAAGAGTTCGTTCGGCAGTAATTTGATTGTCTGAAGTTCGATGGGCAATTCGAAGGTGTTGATTTTGTTTGATGATAGCTCTTTAATGATACATAGTATATTATTGAGTTTTGGTCACTCTGGAAATGatcgaaaaaatatatatatatatatataaagtttcATGACATTAATTTTCATGTCATTTCTAGACTGTTATCGGTGACCAAAATCCAATAATATAAGTATCATAAAGATAACTTCAAGAGTTTTCCACCGATATCTTCAGATTGTCCATCGATTCTAGACAATCAAAGAAAGTATAGTAGAACTTGTTTGATACTAATTAAGAAAGTATAGTAGAACTTGAAGATGGAGTTGTTTAAAATTGTTGATGCAGACGAAGAACATGTCGAAGGAGGAGTTCGTGCACATACTACGACGACAGAGCACCGGATTCTCGAGGGGGAGCTCCAAATTCAGAGGAGTCACGCTGCACAAATGCGGGCGTTGGGAGGCTCGAATGGGCCAGTTTCTCGGCAAGAAGTAAGGGGCTcacttttgtttcgaaattcAAGATTATTTGAGTGTTTATTTGGTCTATTTTCTTGTTTGAAACATGTCACAAAATGTAGGATTTATGGGATTAGTAGTTCCACTGCATATAGATGATGATGTTAAGATTTTTCAAGTGTAAATTGGTCACAAAGAAAATGGTGTTTTTCTTAGTGAGGATTGCAATTCGCTGCAGGTATATATATCTTGGGCTATTCGACACTGAAGTAGAGGCAGCAAGGTCCTAAATTGTCatggaattttaattttattaccaCCAAAAATATCTCAAACCTCAATTGTGTGTGTGATCCAACTCTTGTCTCTCTGCAAATTAGGGCTTATGATAAGGCAGCCATCAAGTGTAACGGCAGGGAAGCCGTCACCAACTTCGACTCCACCTCATACGACGGGGAGATGATGCCCCATTCATGTAATCGAAAACTTATTCTTTCTGCGTTTCTTGAGTTGGGTTTTGAGTTTTGAGTTTTGAGCATGAATTCGCGGTGGAATTGAAGCAGGTAGTGGGAACGATCTCGATCTGAACTTGGGGATTTCGACGTCTTCTCCCAAGGAGACTGCAAATTTGGGGAGTTTTCAGTTTCAAAATGCAAACATGTTCAAGGTAGAAGGAAACAAAAACATGTCTGAAACTTAACTTCTACGTTTGAATTTCCTACGTTTTATCATTTATGCATCTGTTTGTTTTGCAGCTCCATGTCGAGAACTCTGCTGCTACGAAGCCGTGTGATTCGCCGTTGAACGGATTGCCAGTGATACTAAATCCTCCAAACTATGAGGTGAACATATTGATGACTGATGATCGTAGTTTATATTTTCATGTTTCACTCCAATGCTCGTCTAAGGCCAtcgttctttttttttgttgtttttttttcgtGCAGGAAAGGGCCGGCCAGGGACGAACGGGATTGGGTTCTACTTCAGAGGAAGTAGTGAAGTGGGCGTGGCGAATGCATGATCAAGTTCGCGCAACACCAATAATTGCAGCATCATCAGGATTCTCGTCACCGTATCCGACAGCCCTAAATTTCTGCTTCTCTTCGAATCCCACGAACGTCTCTCATATCAGATCGTCGTCTCCACGCCGTTAGTGTGGGAGATTTGTTTCTTGGTTTTCCTTTTCTTGACCGGAAATATTGAATACTTAGAGAAAATTGGTTTGTTGATGGAGGTGTAGTTAAGGTGTCTCTTGCTGTTAGATTGTAATAATGCATCTTGTATCAAAGGAATTTTGTTATTACATTGTGCAAGATTATTATAGACAACATGTCATGATCAAATCATTCattaagggtgcgtttactttgatggtaAATTTATCAATGGAAAATGagagattatataattttaaataacacgattatcCTTaagttaagtatatatgagtgaatataacaagcaaatcaaCTTTTGTATAACCAAGTTTcactatattttattaaatgaattttGTTTAGTTCAACTTATGAAATTGGATTTTAAGTAGAAATTATATTGGACTCGATCATAGAATGGGCcactaaaaaaattgtatacacatatataattaaataaacatttatatacatatttatatatttatgcatatatatatatagaaaattttaaaatttcgagAGGGGCGATGGCCACTACCAACCAGCCACCCCTGTCTCCGTCTCTGATGGTAAAGCCTTTTGGACTAAGATTGCTCTTAGCATAATTGGATATATGTAAAAAAAGTTTCATATTCCTACTCCTACATGGTGTCTGGTTATCAACCACCTTCGATGAAAGTAATATTGAGAAGTCTGATTGTATAAACTATGAAATAATAATgcaaaaaattaatcaaatccaaactcaaaatgaaaatattacTCAAAATCAATTCTTCTTCGCATCATTTTCTTTGAGGCCGTGGGGTTTCTGCAAATCATTGTCAATCTTGTATAGCAACTTGAGCAGCACGATTGGCTCATCATCAAGTCCTTGATATGATCTCGAACCGACCTGAGATACTCTTTTCTTGCAAAAGCCAAAGATACCAgaagaaattcaaaatttggaaTCAATAAGTCAAAAACAAAGATTACCTCCTGGTTAAATGGATTGAGTCCCCTCTTCTGCTTTGATGGATATGGGAGTCGTTCAAAACCTACCTTACGTTGAATAACTATCGGACAATCTTTAATTTTTAgttgggttaagtatcaaataagcacTTAACGTGTAAACCCTTATTACATTGCCGACCCTATGGCAAAGGGTGTCAAATAAACCCCtatcgtaattaattttgaacaattACACCCTTAGACCTAACGTACACTTAACAGCCgtttacttattattattattttttctttttttggtgaGTCCCATTGGTTAGGGTTTTGAGCTCAGTTAAATCTGCTTCCATTAACTTCTGATGATGATCTGCGAATTTTGTTCGCTCCGATTTCTAATGCTCAGGTAATTTCCGAAAATTTGGCCGAAAAAAAAATGTCTGGATCATCTGAAGCTACGGCAGCGATGTCCAACCGGGAGTCGTTCAGCATGAGCTCGCCGTCGCCAGTGATGAACCCGGTGGCTTCGCAACCGGAGCTGGACCAGCAAATGCACATGTCCTATATATATGAACTCCGACGGCGGCGGTGCATTCAGGCAAGTTGGATCGTCGCCCCCGCCGTTTCAATTTGTCCCCGCCGGCGCCACCGTAATAAGCCACTCCAAACGTTCCACTGGGTTCgcctcagcagcagcagcagcagaaatAATACCTTTCTGTCGATTTGATCAATCCCACCGGAGTAGATTAGCTTCGTTTCTCAATGTCGTCTGTGATGTTGGAAAGGGGAAGAAACGATTCATATGCCAAGGTTGTTAACAACAGCCGCCTAAAAATTACAAGTGGGAcccaccaaaaaaagaaaaataataaaaaaaaattagtaaacggCTGTTAAGTGGATGTTAGGTCTAAGGGTGTaattgttcaaaattaattacgataGGGGTTTATTTGATACCCCAATGTAATAAGGGTTTCCACGTtaagggcttatttgatacttaaccctttttaGTTTAAAATCAACTGCCACACATTCAATTATCGAACAATCCTTAATTTCTATGTAACTCTACAAATATATGATTTTTAAAGTCTTTTCGAACTGAAAGATTTCACACAATTCCATACAATCTTATAAATTTGTGACTTTTCAAATCCTCACAAACTAAAAGAGTTTACGCAACTGAGGAAAGTTTAAGCAAATTATTGACATAAATACTTTCTTGCCCATCCATCTAAATATTTTCTAGGAAAGTAAAATTCAAgagttatttatattatataaaatagttTCAATTGATATAATATGGTAACataatgataaaattatttatagtaGAAGATGTATCAAATCAATGACTAATACCTTGACAACACATTTTTATCTAATGAACAATATTATagtattaaaaattttattaaatatgtagatattttttttttcaaagtttcTGTCAGTCTAGAAATAATTCttgaaacttttaattatttttgtagatctccaaaaaaaactaatttttatagatttatCTTTTACAACATATTTCGCCGAAATTGAAACTGGCATAGAGAAATTATTGTTGATATAATATACATAGATTataagtattatatatatatatatatatatatatatatatatgtgtgtgtgtgtgggggggggggtaaTATACTATatctatttataataattttatatttaaattttgtatatTGGTAGAATAATAGTAAGATATATAGCATACCAACAATTATCCTAAAATAGATGAACAAAGATACATCTAATTGAAATGGAGTAAGTcattttgccaaaaaaaaaacatatagaaATTGTCCTAAAATTGATGAACATCTAATTGAAACAAATTAGGCcaacaaataattaaactcCCCAATCAAAATGGAGTAAGTcattttgccaaaaaaaaatatatagaaataaTTTTGCTATGATTATGACTACATCATTAGGGCTGAACAtaaaccgaaccggaccgagaaaaccgaccgaaccgaccatttttggttcggttcagTTTTGGGATTTCTGGTTAgattttcggttcgatttttagACTAAAAAAATCGATaatgtatcggttcggtttcggttttgggattttggttcggttatgaatcgaaccgaaccgatacatgatatatattatttattctatatttttatattacattTACTAAatgtaaacctaaaccctagtatTAAATCCCCCCCCCAATTTCAAAACATGCTGCGAGGCGCAG is a window encoding:
- the LOC130999999 gene encoding ethylene-responsive transcription factor RAP2-7-like isoform X4, which gives rise to MMFDLNLSVGCNGRQSPATSVSSVVDGAGETSSSNDDASSSVALNFGIIGADRDRGALVTRELFPASRLGELSDPVSLGAPTRTVMPAQQQVQQVQARKSRRGPRSRSSQYRGVTFYRRTGRWESHIWDCGKQVYLGGFDTALAAARAYDRAAIKFRGVDADINFNLCDYEEDMKHTKNMSKEEFVHILRRQSTGFSRGSSKFRGVTLHKCGRWEARMGQFLGKKAYDKAAIKCNGREAVTNFDSTSYDGEMMPHSCSGNDLDLNLGISTSSPKETANLGSFQFQNANMFKLHVENSAATKPCDSPLNGLPVILNPPNYEVNILMTDDRSLYFHVSLQCSSKAIVLFFCCFFFVQERAGQGRTGLGSTSEEVVKWAWRMHDQVRATPIIAASSGFSSPYPTALNFCFSSNPTNVSHIRSSSPRR